In Streptomyces hawaiiensis, one genomic interval encodes:
- a CDS encoding cation:proton antiporter, with amino-acid sequence MTLSDVVYVFLGLGALGAAVLPRVVSKRPLSLPMVFLAAGALIELLPLGVPAVDPVRDRLWVEHTTEVCVIVSLMGAGLAIDRPFGWRRWSGTWRLLGITMPLTVAVVALLAWGLLDWPPAAALLLGAVLAPTDPVLAGEVRVGEPLGTERDEDEVRFSLTSEAGLNDGLAFPFVYAAIALAAAAGTGWSTDWIGSWALTDLLGRCAVGLAVGGGVGWVLGWMFFRVRTSALRLSEHMEGFVALGATFMSYGIAEVLHGYGFVSVFVTACVIRAAERSHGYHKVLHEFTEQIERLLTAVLLFLLGGYLVAGALSALTLMGAVLGVLVLLVVRPLTGWLAQVRTAMGKKESAVVALFGIRGIGSLFYLSYALGQDSFGGLERELWAIVALTVVISVVLHGIMATPAIGYLDRRRDGAEHAGRP; translated from the coding sequence GTGACGCTTTCGGACGTGGTCTACGTCTTTCTGGGCCTGGGGGCGCTGGGGGCGGCTGTGCTGCCCCGGGTGGTGTCCAAGCGGCCGTTGTCCCTGCCCATGGTCTTCCTCGCCGCGGGGGCTCTGATCGAGTTGCTGCCGTTGGGCGTGCCGGCCGTGGATCCCGTTCGTGATCGCCTGTGGGTCGAGCACACCACCGAGGTGTGTGTGATCGTGTCGCTGATGGGCGCTGGGCTCGCCATCGACCGGCCCTTCGGCTGGCGCCGCTGGTCCGGTACGTGGCGGCTGCTGGGCATCACGATGCCGCTGACCGTGGCGGTCGTCGCCCTGCTGGCCTGGGGGCTGCTCGACTGGCCGCCCGCTGCCGCTCTGCTGCTGGGGGCTGTGCTCGCGCCCACGGATCCCGTGCTGGCCGGTGAGGTGCGCGTCGGCGAGCCGCTCGGTACCGAGCGCGACGAGGACGAGGTGCGGTTCTCCCTGACCAGTGAGGCGGGGCTGAACGACGGACTCGCCTTTCCGTTCGTCTACGCGGCCATCGCTCTCGCCGCGGCGGCCGGGACGGGGTGGTCGACGGACTGGATCGGATCGTGGGCTCTGACCGACCTGCTGGGCAGGTGTGCTGTCGGGCTGGCCGTCGGGGGTGGTGTGGGCTGGGTGCTGGGGTGGATGTTCTTCCGGGTGCGCACCTCGGCGCTGCGGCTGTCCGAGCACATGGAGGGCTTCGTGGCGCTGGGCGCCACCTTCATGTCGTACGGCATCGCCGAGGTGCTCCACGGCTACGGGTTCGTGTCCGTGTTCGTGACCGCCTGTGTGATCCGGGCCGCCGAGCGCAGCCACGGATATCACAAGGTGCTGCACGAGTTCACCGAGCAGATTGAGCGGTTGCTCACGGCCGTGCTGTTGTTTCTGCTCGGCGGTTACCTGGTGGCCGGCGCCTTGTCCGCCCTGACGCTGATGGGCGCGGTGCTGGGCGTGCTGGTGCTGCTGGTCGTGCGACCGCTGACCGGGTGGCTGGCACAGGTACGGACCGCCATGGGGAAGAAGGAGTCTGCCGTGGTCGCTCTGTTCGGGATCCGTGGCATCGGTTCGCTGTTCTACCTGTCCTACGCGTTGGGGCAGGACTCCTTCGGCGGGCTGGAACGGGAGTTGTGGGCGATCGTGGCCCTGACCGTCGTGATCTCGGTGGTGCTGCACGGGATCATGGCGACCCCGGCCATCGGTTACCTGGACCGGCGGCGCGACGGGGCGGAGCACGCCGGTCGGCCATAG
- a CDS encoding Na+/H+ antiporter NhaA encodes MPLGPAIWALLYNGGIHATVAGVAMGLILRTVRDQDEKESPRTANSPSPARPSASTSRPPS; translated from the coding sequence GTGCCACTCGGGCCGGCGATCTGGGCGCTCCTGTACAACGGCGGCATCCACGCCACCGTCGCCGGGGTCGCCATGGGCCTGATCCTGCGCACGGTCCGCGACCAGGACGAGAAGGAGTCACCCCGCACGGCGAACTCGCCTTCCCCGGCCCGGCCGTCGGCGAGCACGTCAAGGCCGCCGTCCTGA
- a CDS encoding carboxymuconolactone decarboxylase family protein, translating to MENRLKNKNTDNTDVWTAVRHLHKAIAAGGVDLKLLALIHLRVSQINSRSACVYASVAGGRKVGDTDERLHNVAAWPEVPFYTDAERAALRLAEVATRLQDGAEGVTDEIWNEANAHFTEEQIGAINLEIALTNFFNRINRTIKDPAGQTWG from the coding sequence ATGGAAAACCGGCTCAAGAACAAGAACACCGACAACACCGACGTGTGGACCGCAGTCCGGCACCTGCACAAGGCGATCGCCGCCGGGGGCGTCGACCTGAAGCTGCTCGCGCTGATCCATCTGCGCGTCAGCCAGATCAACAGCCGCTCGGCGTGCGTCTACGCCAGTGTCGCAGGAGGGAGGAAGGTCGGTGACACCGACGAGCGGCTGCACAACGTGGCGGCGTGGCCTGAGGTGCCGTTCTACACCGACGCGGAGCGCGCGGCACTGAGGCTGGCCGAGGTTGCCACCCGGCTGCAGGACGGTGCGGAGGGAGTCACCGACGAGATCTGGAACGAGGCCAACGCCCACTTCACGGAGGAGCAGATCGGCGCGATCAACCTGGAGATCGCTCTGACCAACTTCTTCAACCGGATCAACCGCACCATCAAGGATCCGGCCGGCCAGACCTGGGGCTGA
- a CDS encoding DUF4246 domain-containing protein: MTGLSAFPSPFHASRSLSFATPRTLRELQMMQCSAHIRAKPGWVNKMNDPDIVARWTREAVAQGLTEAQVRYVLAELEHYAALRDGRTGVEVSAVDGVWQSDTLVDDTLRSRLRKAVQVLEQVPEAEQDWHPGSDGQVLDLVHPSLYCLVRGVSGAPERAWQNPTDRYSKYEFSEKFQWLPTDVDVSDDGDVAFRSYVNNVHPETHRELASVLPDLFARMRPLLENVLTDLRHGRPARIEADPYGWYDSKPEYPDKSSYSDDGAHAEAVRVWEMAQDDWWENRRPVIPDAPAFTPPERPDASARVDLRGHRLQVIVKLATIHLTPDKPEYPGGSWHVEGMLNERIVSTGIYYWDSENITESRLSFRAALDDPHYEQNDDNGLREVYGLEDEDALNQMLGSASTPAGRCLAFPNILQHRVDSFRLVDPTRPGHRKILAFFLVDPSETIVSTSDVPAQQPWSDTSTMTLEQAENYREQLMRERKFFVDEHNEQLYEREFSLCEH, from the coding sequence TTGACCGGCTTGTCTGCTTTCCCCTCGCCCTTTCACGCTTCCCGTTCCCTTTCGTTCGCGACACCCCGAACGCTGCGGGAACTCCAGATGATGCAGTGCAGCGCACACATCCGTGCGAAGCCGGGGTGGGTCAACAAGATGAACGATCCCGACATCGTCGCGAGGTGGACGCGAGAAGCGGTCGCCCAGGGCCTCACCGAAGCGCAAGTCCGCTACGTGCTTGCCGAACTCGAGCATTACGCCGCACTGCGGGATGGGCGAACCGGGGTCGAGGTGTCCGCCGTCGACGGGGTGTGGCAGTCGGACACACTGGTCGACGACACGCTCAGATCGCGACTGCGCAAGGCGGTTCAGGTTCTGGAACAGGTCCCCGAAGCAGAGCAGGACTGGCATCCCGGATCCGACGGCCAGGTGTTGGATCTGGTTCATCCCTCACTTTATTGCCTAGTGAGAGGGGTGAGCGGCGCGCCCGAGCGGGCTTGGCAGAACCCGACGGACCGCTACTCGAAATACGAATTCTCGGAGAAATTCCAATGGCTGCCCACGGATGTCGACGTCAGTGACGACGGCGATGTCGCCTTCCGCTCGTACGTCAACAACGTCCACCCCGAGACTCATCGCGAACTGGCCTCCGTCCTGCCAGACTTGTTCGCGCGTATGCGCCCGCTACTGGAGAACGTGCTCACCGATTTGCGCCATGGGCGGCCCGCGCGAATCGAGGCCGATCCCTACGGCTGGTACGACTCGAAGCCAGAGTATCCAGACAAATCCTCCTACAGTGATGACGGTGCCCACGCAGAAGCCGTCCGCGTATGGGAAATGGCCCAGGACGACTGGTGGGAAAACCGCCGCCCTGTCATCCCGGACGCCCCGGCCTTCACCCCGCCCGAGCGCCCCGACGCATCCGCCCGAGTCGACCTGCGTGGCCACCGTCTCCAGGTGATCGTCAAGCTCGCCACCATTCACCTCACCCCCGACAAGCCCGAGTATCCCGGCGGATCCTGGCATGTCGAGGGAATGCTGAACGAGCGGATCGTCTCCACCGGCATCTACTACTGGGACAGCGAAAACATCACCGAAAGCCGGCTGAGCTTCCGGGCGGCGCTCGACGACCCGCACTACGAGCAGAACGACGACAACGGTCTGCGTGAGGTCTATGGCCTGGAGGACGAAGACGCGCTGAACCAGATGCTGGGATCGGCATCGACCCCAGCGGGCCGTTGTCTTGCTTTCCCGAACATCCTGCAACACCGGGTCGACTCATTCCGCCTTGTCGACCCCACCCGACCGGGACACCGCAAGATTCTCGCGTTCTTCCTGGTCGACCCATCGGAAACAATCGTCTCGACATCCGATGTGCCAGCGCAACAACCGTGGTCCGACACCTCGACCATGACGCTTGAACAGGCTGAGAACTACCGCGAACAACTCATGCGGGAACGCAAGTTCTTCGTCGACGAACACAACGAGCAGCTCTACGAACGAGAGTTCTCCCTCTGCGAGCACTGA